Below is a window of Brevinematia bacterium DNA.
TGGGGTCGCTGGTTCAAATCCAGTCATCCCGACATCCTTCTTTCAAAGATTATCCAAAGCCCACTTTGCAGTAGCTGAAATTACTTCGTCAGTGTCTTTGGAGAGTAAGTATATCTCCTCTTTCAAACTTTTTGCACCGTTGTTTACTGCGGTTATAATTGAATTTCTTATAAGTCCTCTCCTACCAGCTCTTAAGAAAGCTTTTCTCTTAAAAAGTTTCCTAAATTGGTTACTACTAGAGATTCTCATCACCTCTCTTAGGTTAAGAAATGGCGTTACGTTCAGGCTGAATTCTTTTATTCTCGGTTTGGTTGCCTTGGAGTTGAGGGATCTGTTGAAGGGACACACTTCCTGACATACATCGCAACCAAAGGTCCAGCTTCCCATCTTACAGGCTATGTCCTCAGGAATCATTCCCCTATATTCTACAGTAAAATATGATATGCATACACTTGCGTTTAAAACATAGTCCCTTAGAGCTTTCGTAGGACATGAGGTAACACACTTACTACAACTTCCACATCCTTCCTCTAGTTGCCCTTCATCAGGTTCTAACTCAATATCT
It encodes the following:
- the queG gene encoding tRNA epoxyqueuosine(34) reductase QueG, with the protein product MKDLIKNLILEEGFDLVSVVSPLSLLLKSDLKSKYLTWLSSSLNAEMEYLRKSLEKKFNPLLTEEWVKSVILVGASYFNPSRFDLPSEEYGKVAMYAWGEDYHFVIKTLLFKVVERLKKETSKEFRYRVFSGAAPLYEKGFAVVGNLGFQGKNTCIVHPRLGSFFFIGEILTDIELEPDEGQLEEGCGSCSKCVTSCPTKALRDYVLNASVCISYFTVEYRGMIPEDIACKMGSWTFGCDVCQEVCPFNRSLNSKATKPRIKEFSLNVTPFLNLREVMRISSSNQFRKLFKRKAFLRAGRRGLIRNSIITAVNNGAKSLKEEIYLLSKDTDEVISATAKWALDNL